The DNA sequence CCGCGCCACGGCCGGCGCCGCGGCGGCCGCGGCCTGCTGTGCGGACGCGAGGTGATGCGCGGCCGAGAAGTCTCCGATCTTCATGAGGGCTCCCTCCCTGCAACTAGATATCGAGTGCGCGACGCAACATCAGCTTCGCGGCCTGGAACACCGAGGCGTTCGCCTCGTGCATGCGCCGCGCGATCATCAGATCCACCAATTCGCCTTGAACGTCGACGTTCGGGTATTGCACGAAGCCATCGGTGTTGGCGTCCGGGTGCGCGGGGTCGTATTGCAGCCGCCCGGCCCGCGGA is a window from the Candidatus Eisenbacteria bacterium genome containing:
- the flgC gene encoding flagellar basal body rod protein FlgC, which produces MATQQRFLEVIAENIANAETTRTPEGGPYQRQVMSVSGDVAGGDAATRSVADPRAGRLQYDPAHPDANTDGFVQYPNVDVQGELVDLMIARRMHEANASVFQAAKLMLRRALDI